In one window of Streptomyces griseus subsp. griseus DNA:
- a CDS encoding sensor histidine kinase — protein sequence MKRRRFRAPAWTATLTWKSAVFLTVMCCTLAALLGVLVHTAVTRQTVSHAREKALDRLEAVTDAYEAGEPLPRGSGIDPPGLPASLRALAAGGERGTVVANGPHRPGDPDGRGGPAMWAAGPADGRALATWTDYGHSANTIAGLDRAIIGSSLLAIAATLVVGLFAVGRVTRRLHQTARVARRISAGDLDARVGDPRTKRPARGQDEVAIVSGALDTMASSLQRKLQTEQRFTADVAHELRTPLTGLSAAAELLPPGRPAELVRDRVRAMRALTEDLLEISRLDARTEEVDLAVHDLAPVVERVVRASGTETEVRVTDPAPVETDRRRLERVLGNLVANAHRHGAGPVVLEVAGAVVSVRDHGAGFPAYLLECGPQRFRTDGAGKGHGLGLTIAVGQAAAIGARLEFLNPPDGGAQARLTLPEYVRLDDGDDAGNTGDGDAGTTRPG from the coding sequence ATGAAGCGGCGCCGGTTCCGTGCCCCCGCCTGGACCGCGACCCTCACCTGGAAGTCCGCGGTCTTCCTGACCGTCATGTGCTGCACCCTCGCCGCCCTGCTCGGCGTCCTCGTGCACACCGCCGTCACCCGGCAGACCGTCTCCCACGCCCGCGAGAAGGCGCTGGACCGGCTGGAGGCCGTCACCGACGCGTACGAGGCCGGGGAGCCGCTGCCCAGGGGCTCCGGCATCGACCCGCCGGGGCTGCCCGCCTCGCTGCGCGCCCTGGCGGCGGGCGGCGAGCGCGGCACGGTGGTCGCGAACGGCCCGCACCGGCCGGGCGATCCGGACGGGCGCGGCGGCCCCGCGATGTGGGCGGCGGGCCCGGCGGACGGGCGGGCGCTGGCCACCTGGACGGACTACGGCCACAGCGCCAACACCATCGCGGGCCTGGACCGGGCGATCATCGGCTCCTCACTGCTGGCCATCGCCGCGACGCTCGTCGTCGGCCTCTTCGCCGTCGGCCGGGTGACCCGCAGGCTGCACCAGACGGCCCGGGTGGCGCGCCGGATCAGCGCGGGCGACCTCGACGCCCGGGTCGGCGACCCCCGTACGAAGCGCCCCGCGCGTGGCCAGGACGAGGTGGCGATCGTCTCGGGCGCCCTGGACACCATGGCCTCCAGCCTCCAGCGCAAGCTCCAGACGGAGCAGCGGTTCACCGCCGATGTGGCGCACGAGCTGCGCACCCCGCTCACCGGCCTCTCGGCCGCCGCCGAACTGCTGCCGCCGGGCCGTCCGGCGGAGCTGGTGCGGGACCGGGTGCGGGCGATGCGCGCGCTGACCGAGGACCTGCTGGAGATCTCGCGGCTGGACGCCCGCACCGAAGAGGTCGACCTGGCCGTGCACGACCTCGCCCCGGTGGTGGAGCGGGTGGTGCGGGCCTCCGGCACGGAGACCGAGGTGCGGGTGACGGATCCGGCGCCGGTGGAGACGGACCGGCGGCGGCTGGAGCGGGTGCTCGGCAATCTGGTGGCCAACGCCCACCGGCACGGCGCCGGGCCGGTGGTCCTGGAGGTGGCGGGCGCGGTGGTCTCCGTACGCGACCATGGCGCGGGCTTTCCGGCGTACCTCCTGGAGTGCGGTCCGCAGCGGTTCCGCACGGACGGCGCAGGCAAGGGCCACGGACTCGGGCTGACCATCGCGGTGGGCCAGGCGGCGGCGATCGGAGCGCGGCTGGAGTTCCTGAATCCCCCGGACGGCGGGGCGCAGGCCCGGCTGACGCTGCCGGAGTACGTACGCCTCGACGACGGGGATGACGCCGGGAACACGGGCGACGGGGACGCGGGGACCACCCGACCGGGCTGA
- a CDS encoding FtsW/RodA/SpoVE family cell cycle protein: MTATTADAPPPELRLPRRRGVELSLLIGAVLISVYGYAAVGLAHDGAVPPDVAGYGAGLGTLALLAHVAVRFRAPYADPLLLPIAVLLNGLGLVLIYRLDLETPRDQAAPTQLIWSTLGVALFTVVVVLLRDHRVLQRYAYLSVATALVLMIVPIFFPAVNGAKIWIRIGGLSFQPGEFAKILLAVFFAAYLAANRNALAYTGRTFWKLQLPTGRVLGPLVAIWLLSVGVLVLERDLGTSLLFFGIFVIMLYVATGRTGWIAVGLLLAAVGAFVVGSFEPHVHSRVQDWLAPFASIDAGRGPGQLAQSLFAFAAGGMLGTGLGAGHSILIGFAAKSDFILATAGEELGLSGLTAIFLLYALLVARGYRAGLALRDPFGRLLAIGLSSILALQVFVIAGGVMGLIPLTGMAMPFLAQGGSSVVTNWIIVALLIRLSHVSRRPEPGHVETGVIASAADPGGPVGSVKPAGPLEEDR, from the coding sequence ATGACCGCAACGACGGCGGACGCTCCCCCGCCCGAGCTCCGCCTGCCCAGACGGCGTGGGGTCGAGCTCTCGCTCCTCATCGGGGCCGTCCTCATCTCCGTCTACGGTTACGCGGCCGTCGGCCTCGCCCACGACGGGGCGGTGCCCCCCGATGTCGCCGGTTACGGCGCCGGGCTGGGCACGCTCGCCCTGCTGGCCCATGTCGCGGTCCGCTTCCGGGCCCCGTACGCCGATCCGCTGCTGCTGCCGATCGCCGTCCTGCTCAACGGGCTCGGCCTCGTGCTGATCTACCGCCTCGACCTGGAGACCCCGCGCGACCAGGCCGCCCCCACCCAGCTGATCTGGTCGACGCTCGGGGTGGCGCTGTTCACCGTCGTCGTGGTGCTGCTGCGCGACCACCGGGTGCTCCAGCGCTACGCGTACCTCTCGGTCGCCACCGCGCTCGTCCTGATGATCGTGCCGATCTTCTTCCCGGCGGTGAACGGGGCGAAGATCTGGATCCGGATCGGCGGACTCTCCTTCCAGCCGGGCGAGTTCGCCAAGATCCTGCTCGCGGTCTTCTTCGCCGCCTATCTCGCCGCCAACCGCAACGCGCTCGCGTACACCGGCCGCACGTTCTGGAAGCTGCAACTGCCCACCGGCCGGGTGCTCGGCCCCCTCGTGGCGATCTGGCTGCTCAGCGTGGGGGTGCTGGTGCTGGAGCGGGACCTCGGCACCTCGCTGCTCTTCTTCGGGATCTTCGTGATCATGCTGTACGTGGCGACCGGCCGGACCGGCTGGATCGCCGTCGGGCTGCTGCTGGCCGCCGTCGGGGCGTTCGTCGTCGGGTCGTTCGAGCCGCATGTGCACAGCCGGGTACAGGACTGGCTGGCCCCGTTCGCCTCGATCGACGCCGGGCGGGGCCCTGGCCAACTCGCCCAGTCGCTCTTCGCGTTCGCGGCGGGCGGCATGCTCGGGACCGGGCTCGGGGCGGGCCACTCCATCCTCATCGGCTTCGCCGCCAAGTCCGACTTCATCCTGGCCACGGCGGGCGAGGAGCTGGGGCTGAGCGGTCTGACCGCCATCTTCCTGCTGTACGCGCTACTGGTGGCGCGCGGCTACCGGGCCGGGCTCGCCCTGCGCGACCCGTTCGGCCGGCTGCTGGCGATCGGCCTCTCCTCGATCCTGGCGCTCCAGGTCTTCGTGATCGCGGGCGGGGTGATGGGGCTGATCCCGCTGACCGGGATGGCGATGCCGTTCCTGGCGCAGGGCGGCTCGTCCGTCGTCACCAACTGGATCATCGTGGCCCTGCTGATCCGGCTCAGCCACGTCTCGCGCAGACCGGAGCCCGGGCATGTGGAGACCGGGGTCATCGCGAGCGCCGCGGACCCCGGGGGGCCCGTGGGGTCCGTGAAGCCCGCCGGCCCCCTGGAGGAGGACCGGTGA
- a CDS encoding PBS lyase, whose protein sequence is MFSGIDEVDWASMEHAYGPADDVPVLLRGLASADPAERESALDGMYGAVHHQGDVYACTLACIPFLFELAVDPDVQDRGSVVELLTSIGGFDLDEDDEDEIDEDEIEGAANYAMAAAAVTAGAGVFFELIADEDPGVRLAAPLALATLHRHPVRVLELLRERLPVEPDEEVRLALVEAAGRVALRHRPLAGRVAQWLGLLVDREDAPGLRLAALAQLARCSPDALPRDVVPVVSELLRELRSAPGGASEHDPVGEPEADAEAEPECDPVGCADVHRPDQGAAPTLVGQLRALSAQENAGRGTPWAADLLRTLHVGLDDRVGDRTALLVDQLRSPDPWQRIDAVRMSGGLIRAWRGSYEELVALVGDQLADPEPRLAEAASHVLEELFSLAAPTADALAARLAADPGGWVKEWASGPPGLGSTVKALARLGDARAVPALAAALELPEVPHDVGFAVTHLGPAARPLAGALRRRLAGVALDEGAYDRASPLLAGLTGLRAGEATPEVLRVLRGAPEYRGEWLRTAALRALGSFGPAAREAVPELRAMLRRPGTATEAAEALWAVAGDREAVLPVLVGGLGSDQVHERRAAAAALGALGTQAAVVAPRLRGLLAHDELWLRVDAAIALREVTGRPEESTEVLLAAWAKNRHVRVRVAECLARTGPVDPASTTAQVLRAELSSVRRHNALDGGYGSHDTYEDERLLALCRQALRGTGKGSTA, encoded by the coding sequence GTGTTCTCGGGGATCGATGAGGTCGACTGGGCTTCGATGGAGCATGCCTACGGGCCCGCCGACGACGTGCCGGTGCTCCTCCGGGGGCTCGCCTCCGCCGATCCGGCGGAGCGGGAGAGCGCACTCGACGGCATGTACGGAGCCGTGCACCACCAGGGGGACGTCTACGCCTGCACCCTGGCGTGCATCCCCTTCCTCTTCGAGCTGGCCGTGGACCCGGACGTGCAGGACCGGGGCAGCGTGGTCGAACTGCTCACCAGCATCGGCGGCTTCGATCTGGACGAGGACGACGAGGACGAGATCGACGAGGACGAGATCGAGGGCGCCGCGAACTACGCGATGGCGGCCGCCGCGGTCACGGCCGGGGCCGGGGTGTTCTTCGAGCTGATCGCCGACGAGGACCCCGGGGTGCGGCTGGCGGCCCCGCTGGCGCTCGCCACGCTCCACCGGCACCCCGTGCGAGTCCTGGAGCTGCTGCGGGAGCGGCTGCCGGTGGAGCCCGACGAGGAGGTGCGGCTCGCTCTCGTGGAGGCGGCCGGGCGGGTCGCCCTGCGCCACCGTCCGCTGGCGGGGCGGGTGGCCCAGTGGCTGGGCCTGCTGGTGGACCGGGAGGACGCGCCGGGGCTGCGGCTCGCCGCCCTGGCCCAGCTGGCGCGCTGTTCGCCCGACGCGCTGCCCCGCGATGTGGTGCCGGTCGTGTCGGAGCTGCTGCGCGAGCTGCGTTCGGCGCCGGGCGGGGCATCGGAGCACGACCCGGTCGGGGAGCCGGAGGCCGACGCCGAGGCGGAGCCGGAGTGCGACCCGGTCGGCTGTGCGGACGTGCACCGGCCCGACCAGGGCGCGGCACCGACCCTGGTGGGCCAGCTACGCGCCCTGTCCGCCCAGGAGAACGCCGGACGCGGCACCCCCTGGGCCGCCGATCTGCTGCGCACCCTGCACGTCGGCCTGGACGACCGCGTCGGAGACCGCACGGCTCTCCTCGTCGACCAGCTCCGCAGCCCCGACCCCTGGCAGCGGATCGACGCCGTACGGATGAGCGGCGGGCTGATACGGGCGTGGCGCGGCTCGTACGAGGAGCTGGTGGCGCTCGTCGGCGACCAGCTCGCCGACCCCGAGCCCCGGCTGGCCGAGGCCGCCTCGCACGTCCTGGAGGAGCTGTTCTCGCTGGCCGCGCCGACCGCCGACGCGCTGGCGGCCCGGCTGGCGGCCGATCCCGGGGGCTGGGTGAAGGAGTGGGCCAGTGGTCCGCCGGGGCTCGGCTCCACGGTGAAGGCGCTGGCCCGGCTCGGCGACGCCCGGGCGGTGCCCGCCCTGGCTGCGGCCCTGGAGCTGCCCGAGGTGCCGCACGACGTGGGCTTCGCGGTCACCCATCTCGGGCCGGCCGCCCGCCCGCTGGCCGGTGCGCTGCGGCGCAGGCTGGCCGGGGTGGCGCTGGACGAGGGGGCGTACGACCGGGCGAGCCCGCTGCTGGCCGGGCTGACCGGGCTGCGGGCGGGCGAGGCGACGCCGGAGGTGCTGCGGGTGCTGCGCGGCGCCCCGGAGTACCGGGGCGAGTGGCTGCGTACGGCGGCGCTGCGGGCGCTCGGCTCGTTCGGGCCCGCCGCCCGGGAGGCCGTGCCGGAGCTGCGGGCGATGCTGCGTCGGCCGGGGACGGCCACCGAGGCTGCGGAGGCGCTGTGGGCGGTGGCCGGGGACCGGGAGGCGGTGCTGCCGGTGCTGGTCGGGGGGCTCGGCTCGGACCAGGTGCACGAGCGGCGGGCCGCCGCGGCGGCGCTGGGTGCGCTCGGGACGCAGGCGGCGGTGGTGGCGCCCCGGCTGCGCGGGTTGCTGGCCCATGACGAGCTGTGGCTGCGGGTGGACGCGGCGATCGCGCTCCGGGAGGTGACCGGGCGGCCGGAGGAGAGCACCGAGGTGCTGCTCGCCGCCTGGGCGAAGAACCGCCACGTCCGCGTCCGGGTGGCAGAATGCCTGGCGCGGACGGGACCGGTCGACCCGGCGTCGACGACGGCACAGGTGCTGCGCGCCGAACTCTCCTCCGTACGCCGTCACAACGCGCTGGACGGCGGGTACGGCAGCCACGACACCTACGAGGACGAGAGGCTCCTGGCGCTGTGCCGACAGGCACTCCGGGGGACGGGGAAAGGGAGCACGGCATGA
- a CDS encoding penicillin-binding transpeptidase domain-containing protein, translating to MIRYIRRAAAFCLLLLVALLVNAARVQLFEADELDGNPANRRTTIARYDQPRGNILVGDRAVTGSKETGEQLSFERTYLHGPLYAPVTGYASQTYGTTLLENAEDGVLSGTDSLLAPLPFWNEFTRGRQPGGNVVTTVKESMQRAAYAGLSGRRGAVAALEPSTGKILALVSTPSYDPERLSGTGPAVTDAWTRLNAAKSLPMLNRAIRQTYPPGSTFKIVTAAAALDARVVKDPDAATDTPSPYVLPNTRTVLPNEARGCEKASLADAIRVSCNTVMAHLGVRVGLAGMVEAAGHFGFNETGLRIPSGVARSNFDTDMSEDQLALSSIGQFNTTATPLQMAMVAAAVANGGDLRHPYLVDRLTAADGDTVQQEGPRSYQRAMSPSTAVQLQRMMVDVVENGTGSNAAIDGVTVGGKTGTAQHGVDNSGLPYAWFISWAQAPDSGRPAVAVAVVVEDAAADRADISGGGSAAPIARAVMEAALEG from the coding sequence GTGATCCGCTACATCCGGCGGGCCGCCGCCTTCTGTCTGCTGCTGCTCGTGGCGCTGCTCGTCAACGCGGCCCGCGTCCAGCTCTTCGAGGCCGACGAGCTGGACGGCAACCCGGCCAACCGGCGTACCACCATCGCCCGTTACGACCAGCCGCGCGGCAACATCCTGGTCGGTGACCGGGCCGTGACCGGCAGCAAGGAGACCGGCGAGCAGCTCAGCTTCGAGCGCACCTATCTGCACGGCCCGCTGTACGCGCCGGTGACCGGGTACGCCTCGCAGACGTACGGCACCACGCTGCTGGAGAACGCCGAGGACGGCGTCCTGTCGGGGACGGACTCGCTGCTGGCCCCTCTCCCCTTCTGGAACGAGTTCACCCGGGGCCGGCAGCCGGGCGGCAACGTCGTCACGACGGTCAAGGAGTCGATGCAGCGCGCCGCGTACGCCGGGCTGAGCGGGCGGCGGGGGGCGGTCGCCGCCCTGGAGCCGTCGACGGGAAAGATCCTGGCGCTGGTCTCGACCCCCTCGTACGACCCCGAACGGCTCTCCGGCACCGGTCCGGCGGTCACCGACGCGTGGACCCGGCTCAACGCGGCCAAGAGCCTGCCGATGCTCAACCGGGCCATCCGGCAGACCTATCCGCCGGGCTCCACCTTCAAGATCGTGACGGCGGCGGCAGCGCTGGACGCCCGGGTGGTGAAGGACCCGGACGCGGCCACGGACACCCCGTCGCCGTATGTGCTGCCGAACACGCGGACCGTTCTGCCCAACGAGGCGCGCGGCTGCGAGAAGGCCTCGCTGGCCGACGCGATCCGGGTCTCCTGCAACACGGTGATGGCCCATCTGGGAGTGCGGGTGGGGCTGGCAGGGATGGTGGAGGCGGCCGGGCACTTCGGCTTCAACGAGACCGGGCTGCGCATCCCCTCCGGGGTGGCGCGGAGCAACTTCGACACCGACATGAGCGAGGACCAGCTCGCGCTCTCCTCGATCGGCCAGTTCAACACGACCGCGACCCCGCTCCAGATGGCGATGGTGGCGGCGGCGGTGGCCAACGGCGGCGACCTGCGCCACCCGTATCTGGTGGACCGGTTGACCGCCGCCGACGGGGACACGGTCCAGCAGGAGGGGCCGCGCTCCTACCAGCGTGCGATGAGCCCTTCCACGGCGGTGCAGCTCCAGCGGATGATGGTCGACGTGGTGGAGAACGGCACCGGGTCGAACGCGGCGATCGACGGGGTGACGGTCGGCGGCAAGACCGGCACCGCGCAGCACGGCGTGGACAACTCCGGTCTCCCGTACGCCTGGTTCATCTCCTGGGCCCAGGCTCCGGACTCCGGCCGCCCGGCCGTCGCGGTGGCCGTGGTGGTGGAGGACGCGGCGGCGGACCGGGCGGACATCAGCGGCGGTGGCAGCGCGGCCCCGATCGCCCGGGCGGTGATGGAGGCGGCGCTGGAGGGGTGA
- a CDS encoding zinc-ribbon domain-containing protein translates to MIIFGTKGYLYQLAILTMVCGWCGNPAAHTLRKRVTKFTLFFIPLFPFSTKYATQCTFCGGEQQISKEQADQLLAQHGAGPDGGHGQAPHQPGFQQPGQSPFQR, encoded by the coding sequence ATGATCATTTTCGGTACCAAGGGCTATCTGTACCAGCTGGCCATCCTGACGATGGTGTGCGGCTGGTGCGGCAATCCGGCGGCGCACACCCTGCGCAAGCGGGTCACGAAGTTCACCCTGTTCTTCATCCCGCTCTTCCCGTTCTCGACGAAGTACGCCACGCAGTGCACGTTCTGCGGCGGGGAACAGCAGATATCGAAGGAGCAGGCCGACCAGCTGCTCGCCCAGCACGGGGCGGGCCCGGACGGCGGCCACGGGCAGGCCCCGCACCAGCCGGGCTTCCAGCAGCCGGGACAGAGCCCGTTCCAGCGCTGA
- a CDS encoding SH3 domain-containing protein, with the protein MSPLSRPSRSRRIGLCVATGALVAVTAAAPALAADPHPVDHRDQPATSAPASDELSASALQREHEARQEAQAQNQAQPQSPKRTYKGRVIASPNLLLRDRPTRSSRVVGSVKYGTVVDIFCKTTGDNVDGNNRWYLLTDGTWAWGSARYIENIGAAPRFC; encoded by the coding sequence ATGTCCCCCCTGTCCCGCCCGTCGCGGTCCCGCCGGATCGGTCTCTGCGTCGCCACCGGCGCCCTCGTGGCGGTCACGGCCGCCGCTCCCGCTCTGGCGGCGGACCCCCACCCCGTCGACCACCGGGACCAGCCCGCCACCTCGGCCCCGGCCTCCGACGAGCTCTCCGCCTCGGCCCTCCAGCGCGAGCACGAGGCCCGCCAGGAGGCGCAGGCGCAGAACCAGGCCCAGCCCCAGTCGCCCAAGCGGACCTACAAGGGCCGGGTCATCGCCAGCCCGAACCTGCTGCTCCGCGACCGGCCGACCCGCAGCAGCCGGGTCGTGGGCTCGGTGAAGTACGGCACGGTGGTCGACATCTTCTGCAAGACCACGGGCGACAACGTCGACGGCAACAACCGCTGGTACCTGCTGACCGACGGCACGTGGGCGTGGGGCTCGGCCCGCTACATCGAGAACATCGGCGCGGCGCCGCGCTTCTGCTGA